The stretch of DNA CTTGGGTTTTAACTGGAACTGGATTAATAAGCAACAGGGAAAGCGTGGCTGGGGACAGCTGACATCCAACCTGCTGCTCATCGGCATGGAAGGTAAGAAGTCTTTCAGAAAGCAGCATAGTTTGGAGTTACACAAACCTGATTTCCAGGCCTGTCTTCACCACTCATTTGCTTTATGACTTTGAACAAGTCATTTGACTTTCTTAAACCTCAGCTTCTTCTTCTGTGAAAGGAATATGATAGTATCTTATAAATAGCTATGAAGGTTAAGTGAGATAACACATAAAGCGATTTATGCactctaaaaaggaaaattagttctctcttcccttcctcagtTGCTGCATGAGCATGTATACTTAGGTATTAGGAATCTTCCTGCAATATTATTCTTTATTGAATTTTCtgtattcagaacatttttatttcagtagaagaggaaagattattttttcaatataaattGGACCTTATCTCTTGAAGGTTAACGTATTTATGGAGTTAAGTCCAAAAGGTATAAATAGGCGTGTAATGATAAATCTCTCTTCCACTCCTCTATTTTCCAGCCTTCCGATATCCCTCCCTGGAGGCACCATACGTTATTAGTTGTTCGTGTATCCTGTTGGAGGATTTTATGCATACACGAGCAAATATGcgaatatattctttttttcccttccgtTTGAATGAGCGGAGAAGCCTTTGAACTCCAATCATAGGAAGGAGAGCTGCTTACTAGctctttcttacttttatttctggTACTAGCTCAAGGCCAGACCTGTAAATGGTACTTAGTAAATGGTGAATAAATTGGATTAAACAAAGAAGCAGAGTAATTATTTGTTGTCATTCACTACTGGGTTCTGAAGCCTTGTTTCCTCCTTTATTGTCCTTTCTTCAGATTAGGATCCTTTGCTGTCATTGTTAAGATTTCTACCAATGAAGCTTATGGATTGTACCCCTAACCTGCCTCTTAGAAACCAACTCTTGATTAACCCGCCAGGAGCTAGTCTTCTGACTGACTTAGCTATGTTTTTCTGTTACCTTCCTCCCCTTTGGTAGAGTGCACAGAAGCAGATCCCTCAGGTAGGGTTGAGAGAGCAAATCTCCTTTAAGGGTACACTTGGACTCTTAACAGTAAAGAAGGCCACGCTGTCTTGGCCTACCCAGGAAGACCTGGGGAATGTTTTTTAAACTCCATGCCCTGCAGAGGGCCCCTTGGCTCTCAGGGATTGTGCAAAGGATAGACAACAGATGAGATCCCAGTTAAAAAGAGTAAATGGAGCATACATACACTAGGGTAGAACTAATTCAAGTTAGCACCTTAAATAATTTGCCTTATtcaaattatagaacacttcagGAATCTGATATGCTTTCCCCATGCCTCCATGAAAATTAACAGCCCCATTGTTGTTCTAAGAAGTGTTGCATTCCACAGGTGTATTAAAGTGGGAGCAAAGGTTGAGAATCTCTGAGCTCCAAAACAGCTACCCAAAGCAAGTATATATCCATACAACTTAAAATGACTGGTTAACTGTCAAAGAAGATTATGCATGTGTTGTTGATACCAGTCATTTCAGTTGTTTGTAACTTGCTTTGCTACCCTTGAATTCTTGCTGTAGTCAAGAAGAGTACAAGTATGCACAGTATATTACTTTGCCAGACTTATGAATATCATGTTGATGTGCTGCTGCTTCCAGTAAGGACAGAAGCATCATTTATGAAAGTTTGCTTTGCTCTAATCGATGGTGAACTCTTAGCCAGCAATGGTTTCTGAACAACCTATTACTCACTGAAAGGGTAATAGCTAATTTTCTAAGAGTTGTAATTGTTATCAGATCTTCCTGATTCTGCTTGAAATTTTGATTGGGAACCCTTAGCTGAGAGGGCAGGCTGGGTTCCCCTCCAGCCTATGCAGTAGAGCCATTGCTCTGAATAAGAAAATGTCTTTCCTCCTACAGGAAATGTAACACCTGCTCACTATGATGAGCAGCAGAACTTCTTTGCTCAGATAAAAGGCCACAAGCGATGCATTTTATTCCCTCCGGATCAGTTTGAGTGCCTGTACCCATATCCTGTTCATCACCCATGTGACAGACAGAGCCAGGTGAGGAGGTCTGAGGAGGGTATAGAACTCCTTTGGGATCTGGGGTTGGcatgtctttctcctttctggtggATAAACTCAGGATAATTTCACAGTGTAGCTCATATAATCCAGGCCCTTGTGGTGGTCCCTAGGTGTTTATAATGATAAACAGCCCCATTGAGCTAATTCTGGAGGGCAGACCCCATCACTGCTGCTGGTGCACTCTGGTTATCCTGTTTGAATGTGTATGTTTCCGTTGGATTTAATAATTGTTTTCTGTGTCATGGATGCTGCTACTTTTTGATAAGGAGAATGCTAGAATTGTCATATGTTACTTACTGTCTTTCTTGGATTTGAAAGAAGTATCTGGTTGATCTTATGGCCAACCAGAGAGGTCCTCTCCTTTCTTGAGGAGAAAACTGCCTAGCCACTTCATGCAGGAGTTTTTGCTGGCAGGACTATATGTGTGAGAGAAAGTTTCAGAGGATCTGGTTGAAGGATACATCCTCATTCCTCATATCTGCAGGCCATGAGTAGGTTTTCTAACCTGCGAGCTGTGATGATTGGCTTCTGACCTCAGGAACACTGAGGCCCAGGTTTCTTTATCACTTAATCTTCAAGCATGGCCTATCTTACACCGTTTTCTGAGAGAGAGCGTGTACGTTTAATGTGTATATGGTATCTTCTGCTGAATATAATTTCTGAACACATCTTTTTTCTGAAAGCCATCTTTTTATTGCCACCAAACTAGCACATCACAGTTATCAATAAAGATTTGGtgattgactgatttttttttttttctttctcttgaaccTCTCAGGTGGACTTTGACAATCCTGACTACGAGAGGTTTCCCAATTTCCAGAACGTGGTTGGTTATGAAACAGTGGTTGGCCCTGGTGATGTTCTTTACATCCCAATGTACTGGTGAGGAGGGGATTAGGACTGGGGGCTTCTTGAGAGCTTTCTTTCCCATTCCCAGAAAAGCTGTATCTGTGTCCCTTCTGAGTTGTGGCAGGATTAGTTTTCTGTGATCTACAGGAAGGTTGGCATATCCAGATTTGAGCATACTGAACATGGGGAAAATAACAACCTAATCTCTCAGACAAGATGACAGTTCCTCAGGTCCAAAGAGATCCCAGAGGCTTGAGGCTGGAGAAActattcttggctcttttgtaTTTGGAAACTGAACACCACTGCCTCTGATTCCGGGGTCTGTTTGGCAGGATGAATATAAAGATAATGTCCTTATAATTTGTTTCAGCTGGACTTTTCCTAGTTTTCCATCTCTCCTTCTAAAGAATATTGGTGGCAAACAGGagcatgtttattttcttacaggTGGCATCACATAGAGTCATTACTAAATGGGGGGATTACCATCACTGTGAACTTCTGGTATAAGGTGAATATGGGTTTTTTCCTCTAGATGGGATTGGGGTGAGGTAGGTGTAATAAATGAtttgggggcagggtggggaggttGGCTGTCTCTAAAAGTGATTCCTAGGTCTTTGGGGAGATGAAGGAGGGTTGGGTTCAAACTGGGTTTCTTAGAAGGGGTGAAGGCACTGGAATCATGGGTTATACTGAAGCCTGCTGCTGCTAAAGGCATTTCCTGAGCTGCTGCTTCCTTTGCAGGGGGCCCCCACCCCTAAGAGAATTGAATATCCTCTCAAAGCCCATCAGAAAGTGGCCATAATGAGAAACATTGAGAAGATGCTTGGAGAGGCCTTGGGGAACCCACAAGAGGTATGTGGCTGCCCCAAGGTGGCACTCCTGTGGCCCAGTGGGCAAGAGTGACCAGGGAAAATCAGGATTGGTGTCACATTCTCCATAGCTCTGTTTCAGTATCTGGTGTCCTTTCTCTCCATAGAGGTTATGGGCGTGTTcagaaaaatctttgttttctggtGAGAGCTGGGCTTGACTGGTGGATCAATTATAATCTGTTCCATGCTAGTGGTAATGTTCCCCATGGGGCTTGTGTGCCAGCTGGGGACCCCTGAGGGGATTCTTCTGGAATGGGAAGTGAGCAGTAAAGCATCTCCTCACGCTCTCCCAGCTGTGCCAAGGCTGCTCTAGGTAATGTTGAGACCTGCTTCCCACACAGGTGTGCCAGTGGCCCATTGGGTACCCAGGGGAGGTATTTGTAATGCTCTTGCCTTCTTTCTGTGGATAGCCTCAGCATCCAGAGGACCTGTGGGATTGGGAGGTGGCACCAGCCCCAGTTGCAGGTGACCGTTTCGGGATACAGACGCATTTAACCTTCTTAAAACTCATTTAAGAAGCATGCAGGCACTCTTGGGTTTTGGGGGATTATTGGCTCCTCTGACCTCTGTCTGTCAGTTTGGTGCTGTTTACAGGGTATTGTGAGAGGGAAGGTAATACAATATGGGCCCAGAGGAGAGGGCCATGTcctggaatattctccaggaagAGAGTAGGCTAGGGGGTTTACAAGATTGAATGAAAGCCTTGTCCCTCCCCTTGGCTGGACATACAATGCTTCAAGACACACCATGTCTGGCTCCAGGGCCAAGGGACAGGCAGTTCTGACTGGCTCCTCATGTCTCTTCACAGGTGGGGCCCTTGTTGAACACAATGATCAAGGGTCGATACAACTAGCCTGCCAGGAGTCGAGGCCTCCTGCCAGGTGACTGCTAGCCCGTCCACACCGCTTCATTGATGAGGACAGGAGACTCCAAGCGCTAGTATTGCACGCTGCACTTAATGGACTGGACTCTTGCCATGGCCCTGGAGGCAGGTGTTTGGGGCAAGGCAGGGTGGTTGGCGCTCCACTCCCATTTGGAGGGACTTCTTGCCCTTGCCTCTGTGCCCCAGcatcttccctctctgccccccctaAGGTCCTGCATTCAGTGTGTGGAGTCCCAGCTTCTGGTTGTCATCACGTCTGTGTGTGTCCATCTGTCACCCTCgggatgtgtgtgcgtgtgtgtgcatgcacacgcgTGTATGTATCTGTTCCTTGCTTTCTCCTTCTGGGTCAGGATGCCACTGCTGGCTCTCAGTCCTGTCTCCTGCAACCTCAGTGCCTCAGCCTGAGAGTTAGATGGTCTTGGACGCCCACTATGTTTGGGCTGCAGGGCCAGTCTTCCTCCTTCCAGTTTTCACAGTTTTCACAGTCAGGCTCTAGGCTGGGTGGGAATGGTTACTGGGACTCCTAATGGTGAGAGTGAGAAGGAGGCTTGCCTCTAAGAGCCTAGATGACCTTCCTGTGAGAGAATTAGAGAGTTCCAACTTGAACCTTTAAGCTCAAGCCATACATAGAAAAGAACCTTGGGACATGAAACCCAAGGATCATGCACAAGTTCCAAACTAGAGACACATACAGCTTCTCTCTTTCGGCACCAGCTCTTGCTCTCTGTGCTGAGTACCAAGGGAGTCCTCCTAGTAGTGGCTTCTCTAGGTTCTAGGGGTAtaagcctgtgtgtgtgtgtgtgtgtgtgtgtgtgtgtgtgtgtgtatgtctgtatgtgtgtgtgtgtgtgtgtgtctgtgtgtccccATCCACACTGGCCTGCCTCTCTGCTTACCAAGTTTCTCCACTGCTTAACCTTACCCAGTGGGACATACAGTGTAAGCCCCAGGGAAGTACTGCCTGACCTAGCCTAAAGCTTTTAAACTCAGTTTTAGCCATTGGATGTTGGTCAGGTCTCACTGCAACCTGCTTGAGGCTGACTGGCTAGAGCCTCCAGGTCCTGTGACCCTCCCTGCCCAGGCCACATCCTCTCTTCCTTGGAGCTTCCTGGCTGAGTAGATGAAATGGGGTCCAGCTTAGGTAGCTAACTTACCACCTGTCATCCACCTCAGGTCAAGGACAAAAATGTAGCCTTGCCTCTTAAAGCCAGCACCTCTGCCAGACCCCACTGTAATGTTCCACAAACACCCTTGAAAGTCAGGGCAACTGACGGAGCACAGAAGtggaatttccttttctgttcattGTTACTTGTGGGAACCCCTCTCAGGGCTACAGCTTACAGCTGGGCACTGCACAATGCAAAGGGCCATCAGTCACATGATTCAGTAGAACTGGGGCCACTGGAATTGGGCAGTATGGTGGCCTTATGGCCCTTTGTTTTCTCACCTCCACTTCCATCTCTATGCCCCTTCTCTCTgtctggaaggaaagaagagttgGAAAACTCTggggtttttcctttcttttttttttttttttttttttttttttttgccaaaggtTTACTTTCAGTGTCTGAGCTGTGGCTCTAACCCCCAAAGCTCAGTTTACAGTTACAGCGCACTGATGGActgagagggtgtgtgtgtatgcatgtgtgcacctgtgtgtgtattttggataGGGGTGTTTATTTTTAGTGCCCCATTCTGGGGTTCTCTGATGCAGTGTGGGTGTGCAAACACGGTACCTACCTTCTCAAGTGTAGTTCTTT from Canis lupus familiaris isolate Mischka breed German Shepherd chromosome 28, alternate assembly UU_Cfam_GSD_1.0, whole genome shotgun sequence encodes:
- the HIF1AN gene encoding hypoxia-inducible factor 1-alpha inhibitor, whose protein sequence is MAATATEAAASGSEEPREEAEAPSLAWDESQLRSYSFPTRPIPRLSQSDPRAEELIENEEPVVLTDTNLVYPALKWDLEYLQENIGNGDFSVYSASTHKFLYYDEKKMANFQNFKPRSNREEMKFHEFVEKLQDIQQQGGEERLYLQQTLNDTVGRKIVMDFLGFNWNWINKQQGKRGWGQLTSNLLLIGMEGNVTPAHYDEQQNFFAQIKGHKRCILFPPDQFECLYPYPVHHPCDRQSQVDFDNPDYERFPNFQNVVGYETVVGPGDVLYIPMYWWHHIESLLNGGITITVNFWYKGAPTPKRIEYPLKAHQKVAIMRNIEKMLGEALGNPQEVGPLLNTMIKGRYN